GGCCACGGGCTGCTGCTGATGGTGTCGGGACCGATGACGGCGGTGCCGCTGATCCTGTTCATGATGGCGGCATCGCGGCTGAAGCTGTCCACGGTGGGGCTGCTGCAATACATCGGCCCGACGGGACAGTTGCTGCTGGGCGTGCTGGTCTATGGCGAAGCCTTCACCAGCGCGCACGCGGTGGCCTTCGTCTGCATCTGGGTGGCGCTGTGCGTCTATTCCGCCAGCGCCTTCACAGCACTCCGGGCACGGCGGGCGGCGGCGGAGTAGAGGGCGGCGGGGAGGACGGATGGTCCACGACACGCTTCGGGCGGAATACGAAGCCGCCGTCCGCGCCATCCGGTCCCTTGTGGAGGCGATGCGGCGGGACGGCACAGCGGTCGAAGACATCGCCCGTGCCGCGCATGAGCAGCGGCGGCGGTTGGCCACCGACTTCAAGGAACGGACGCCCGAACCCATGCGGTCGCTGATCTACCGGCACACCGCCGCCACCTATGGCGATCCTCTCGGGCCGACGCTCGAAACCCTCCGGGCCAAGGGAAAGACCTGGGAGGAGATCATCGAGAGCGCGGCACGGCCCGGACGCCCCCCACGGGGCGGGGACGCCTGACAGGCCGGTCGTCCCGCCGCTCCTCACATATGACGGCCCCGCCTCACACGATGTTGGTGAACCCATTGGTGATGGGATACCGCCGGTCGCGCCCGAACAGCCGGGGGGTGATCTTCACCCCCGGGCATGCCTGACGGCGCTTGTACTCGGCGATGTGCAGCAGGCGCCAGACCTTGTTCACCGTTTCCGCCGGGTGGCCGCGGGCGATGATGTCGGGGATGCCCATGTCGCGTTCCACCAGACATTCCAGAATGTCGTCCAGCACGTCATAGGGCGGCAGGCTGTCCTGGTCGGTCTGGTTGGGCTTCAGCTCGGCGGTGGGCGGCTTCACCAGCACGCGCTCGGGCACCACGCACCCGCCGGGGCCGCGCGCCCCCGCCGGCTGGTGCTGGTTGCGCCAGCGCGACAGCGCGAAGACCATGGTCTTGTACACGTCCTTCAGCACCGAATAGCCGCCGCACATGTCGCCGTAGAGAGTGGCGTAACCCACCGACACCTCCGACTTGTTGCCGGTGGACAGCACCATGGCGCCGAACTTGTTGGACAGCGCCATCAGGGTCAGGCCGCGGGCGCGGGACTGGATGTTCTCTTCGGTGATGTCGGGGTCGCGGCCCGCGAAGGCCGGGGCCAGCATGGACCCGAACGCGTCCATGGCCGGCACGATGGAGATGGTGTCGATGCGGCAGCCCAGCAGTTCCGCCGATTCCGCCGCGTCGTCCAAGCTCTCCTGCGAGGTGTAGGGGGACGGCATCATCACCCCGTGCACCCGGTCAGGCCCCAGCGCGTCCACCGCCACCGCCGCCGACAGCGCCGAATCGATGCCGCCCGACAGCCCCAGGATCACGCCGGGGAAGCGGTTCTTGTTCACGTAATCGCGCAGGCCCAGCACCAGCGCGCTGTAGACGGCCTCCAGCCCCTCCGCCGGGGGGATCATCTCGCCCTCCGCACAGGTCCAGCGGTCGTCGGCCCCGCGCGCCCACCGGGTCAGGGTTAGGTGCTCGGCGAAGCCGGGGGACAGGGACTTCAACGACCGGTCCCCGTCGATGACGAAGGAGGAACCGTCGAACACCAGCTCGTCCTGTCCACCCACTTGGTTGACGTAGATCAACGGCAGGCCGGTTTCGGTCACCCGCGCCACGGCCAGCGCCACCCGCTGGTCATGCTTGCCCACCTCGAACGGGCTGCCGTTGGGGACCACCAGGATCTCGGCCCCGGTTTCGGCCAGCGCCTCGGCCACGTCGGGGGTCCACATGTCCTCGCAGATCAGCACGCCCAGACGCACGCCGCGGAAATTCACCGGCCCCGGCAGCGGCCCGGCGGCGAACACCCGCTTTTCGTCGAACACGCCGTAATTGGGCAGGTCGTGTTTCAGCCGCACCGCGGCCACCGTGCCGCCGTCCAGCAGCAGGGCGGCGTTGTGCACCCGCCCGTCCTGGCGCCAGGGGGCGCCCACCAGCATGGCCGGACCGCCATCGGCGGTGGCGAGCGCCAGATCCGCCACCGCCTTTTCCACGCGGTCGAGGAAGAAGGGCTTCAGCACCAGATCTTCCGGCGGGTAACCGGACAGCACCAGTTCGGTGTAGACCACCAGATCGGCGCCGCGGGCGGCGGCTTCGGCGCGGGCCGCCAGCACCCGTTCGGCGTTCGCGGTCACGTTGCCGACGGTGGGGTTGGTCTGGGCCAGCGCGATGGACAGGCGGGCGGGAATGGAACGGTCGGTCATGGCCTTACGTCAGCAGCAGCGCAGGCGCGCGCCGCGCCCCATGGGTGCCGCGCCCCGCCCGCAAAAAGGTTCGGGCGACAGCCTAGCACACATCGGGCGGAAATCCTGACACCCGGATTTCCGCCCGATGGTGGAACGCTAGCCGAACGCCGGATCAGCGGCTGGGCTGGTCCGGCTGATCGGGCTGGTCGTCCTGATCCTTGGGCCGGCGGTCGCGGACGATGGACAGGGGTACGTCGTCGGCGGTCACCTCCAGGATCGGGTGGCCGTCCAGCAGGGTGGGACAGATGCGGTCCTGCGTGAAGGCGATGAAGAAATCCGCCTCCCGCCACAGCGGCTCGATGCCGTTGACCAGCTTGAGCCAGGGGGGAAGCTCGTAACGCGCGGCCAGCGCGTTGCCGCACACCACCAGGGTGTAGGTGCGTTCGGGCGGGTGGCCACCATTCTCCATCTCGATGAAGGCCTGGAGCTGCTTGACCGATTCCAGCACCGAATTGCCCCAGTAATCCAACTCGAACCGCCCCTCGGCCCCGCGGGTGCCGCCGACCAGGCTGTTGAAATAGACGTATTCGTTGGGGTGCATCGCCCCCAGATGCCAGCCCCCCACCACGCAGATGCCGACGGCGGCGGCGGCGAACGCCTGGGCGATCCGGGCGCCGGCCCGTTCGGCCATCCGCCACGCCCCGTCCAGCCCGATGGCGGCGAACACCACCAGCGGCGGCACGGTGAACAGGAAATGGCGCACCCCGTTGTACACCGTGGGCCGCATCAGCATGAACAGCACCACCGGCAGGATGGCCGCCAGAATGGTGGGCAGCTTGCGCACCGTCGCCTGCCAGCCGCAGGTGTAATAGCACGGGCGCCGGACCAGCCACGATACGCCGATGCCAATCGCGATCAGCAGGCCGGCCAGCACCACTTCCGGCAGCTTGATCAGCAGATAGACGGGCAGATAAAGCGCCGGCGGGCTTTTCGCCTGCACCAACTGGCCGTTGAACAGCGTCTCGATGTTCAGGGGGAAGTGGGAGAAGGTCTGAACCGCCTTCAGGATGTTCCCCGGCTCCTGCACCACCCACGGCCAGAACAGGGCCATCACCCCCAGCGCCACCGGGATCGACGGCAGCAGCGCCACGATGCCCCGCCCGGCGTCGCTGAGCGCGCGGGTGCGCCCCTCGTTGCGCCAGACCACGGCCCACGCGGCCAGCAGCGCCAGCCCCAGATACCCCGCCACCAGCACCCCGCCCACGCGGATGGCCAGCGTCATGCCGAAGACAAGGCCGAATTTCAGCACCGCCGACAGCCGCGGGCGGGGCAATTGATCGAGAATCCGCGTGGCGAAATAGAGCGACCACACGGTGCCGGCGGCGAACGGCACGTCCTTGGTGTTGTTGAACATGGCGCCGTAATAGACGCCCGACAGCGTCAGCAGGACCGCGGCGATGAACCCCGCCCGCGGTCCTGCCAACAGCCGCGCCAGCCGCCATGTGCCGCCGACGCCCAGCACCCCCACCAGCGCGCACAGCAGGTGGCGGGTGTCGTACTCGCTGAACGGCGAGATGGGCAGCAGCGACGCCACGGTCAGGTCGAACAGCCCGCCGTAATAGAACAGATCCTTGAAGACGAAGGCCGATTTATCGGTGAAGCCGCTGAGGTAATAGGCCAGCAGCTTCTTGCCGTAGATGTGCTGGACCTCTTCGTCGATGCTGATGCTGTAATCGCGGAAGGTCAGCAGCGCCAGCACGAACAGCCCGAACAGCAACAGCCGCGCCAGCCCATCCCAGGGGATGACGGCGGCCGGGGCGGTGCGCGCGGTCACCGGCGCCGTTTCGGTGATGGAACGGGACGGCAGATGGTTCACGGCGTGGAATCCTCACGCGGGGATGCCGGGGCCGGGGCATCCCACGACACGGCGGCGGGGTCGGGGGTGCGGCCGAAGCCATAGGTTTCCCGCACCACGAACAGCGGGCGGCCCTTCACCTCGTTGAACACCCGGCCCAGATAGTCGCCGATGACGCCGAGCGTGATGAGCTGCAGCCCGCCCATGAACAGCACCGACACGATCAGCGATTCGTACCCCGGCACGTCCACCCCGTGGAACAGGGTGCGCAGCAGCCGCACGACGATGTAGAGAAAGGCGAAGCCCGACACCGCCAGCCCAAGCAGGCTCCACACCCGCAAGGGGAAGGTGGAGAAGGCGGTCAGCCCGTCCAGCGACAGGCGCAGCAGCTTCAGGAAGCCCCATTTGGTATCGCCGCCCGCCCGTTCGCCCTGTTCATAGGGGATGGTGATCTGGCGGAACCCGACCCAGGCGAAGATGCCCTTCATGAAGCGGGTGCGTTCGGGCATGCGGTTGATGACGTCCACCACCCGGCGGTCCATCAGGCGGAAATCCCCCACCTCCCGCGGCAGCTTCACTTCCGACAGATTGTCGAAGATCCAGTAGAAGCTGCGGGCGAAGATACGGTGGGCCAGACTCTGGCCCACGCGGGCGTGACGGGCGGCGGCCACCACGTCGTACCCCTCGCGCCATTTGGCGATGAAGGCGGGCAGCAGTTCGGGCGGGTGCTGCAAATCGGCGTCCATGGGCACCACCGCATCGCCCGAGGTGTGGGCCAGCCCCGCCGACAGCGCCAGCTCCTTGCCGAAATTGCGCGACAGCTCCACCACCTTCACCCGCGGCTCGCGGGCGTTGACGGCGACCAGACGGGGCACGGTATCGTCGCGGCTGCCGTCGTTGACGCACACCACCTCCCAGTCCATGTCCAGCGTCTCCAGCACGGGGATCAGCCGGGCGAAGAGGGAGTCCACGTTGGGGCCTTCGTTGTAGAAGGGGATCACCACCGACAGCAGCGCGCGGCTGCCGCGGTGGGAGCGGGGCGCATCCGGCGCAGCCGAAACGGGACGTTCACGGGATTGGGTCATGGAGGGGGGCCAAGGTGGGGTGAGTGCGTTCATGACCGGACTCCGCCAAACGGCGCCCGACGGCTCCGGCCAGCCGCGGGGGTGTCCCGGGCTATAACATGCCTTGCAAGCATGGGCAAAACGCCTCAATGTCTGGTTAATGGCTGGCCGTTCCGCCCACGGGCGGAGCACCACCGGAAAGCATGAACGTCCGCCCCTTCCGGCTTATTCCAGAAAGCGGCGGGATGGCGCGCATTTTCATGGTTTTTGCGGTGCATCACGGCGAAAGGGCACGGCGGCGGCCTGCGGCGCTTGCGAATCGGGGGCCGATGGGGGCAGATAGGGGCAGCATCCCCGATCCCGTTCCGGCTTTTTCCCCATCATGATCCTGACCCCCATCCCCGCCGACGTCCTGCCCGACGCCATCGCCTGCTTCGCCCGTCATCTGGACGCGGCGGGGGACACGGTGGCGCTGGCCGCGTTCCGCCGCATCGCCGCCACCTGGCCGGTGGACAACGGCGTGGACACCCCGGCCCAGCGCGCCGAGGGCGAGGAGTTGGCCCATGCCCACGGCATCGGCACCCTGCGGGAGGAACCGTCGTCGTCCTTCATGTGGGACGGCGCGGTGATCCGCACGGTGGTGGAGGCCACGGTGATCGTGCACGAGGTGGCCCATTGGCTGTGTGCCGCGCCCGAGCGCCGCCATCTGCTGGACTTCGGCCTCGGCCCCGGCCCGGAAACCACCCAGCGCAAGGAAGCCCGCGCCCACAAGCGCCTGAGCTTCGAGGACTGCATGAAGGAGGAGGCGCAGACCTCGCTCCTCGGCGTGCTGTGGGAGGCGGAACTGGGCCACCCCGCCATTCTGGCGTTCCTGGAACAGAACTGGATGGAAGCGTGGGAGCGGCCCGGCACCGCCGCCTATTTCACCGGCCATGTGAACGAGCTGCATGAACGCGGCCTGATCGACGCCGAGGGCCGCCCCACCACCGCCCGCGCCTGGGCCGACGCCCGGCGCCAAGGAGTTGCCGCATGAACACCGTCACCGTCGTCCCCCTGGCCCCGGAGCACGAGGCGGCGTGGCGCCGGCTCTACCACGGCTACCGCGGCTTTTATAAGAACCCGCAGGACGACGCGGTTCTGGACCGGCTGTGGGGCTGGCTGCTGGACCCGGCCCACCCCATGGAAGGGCTGGTGGCGGTGCGCGATGGCGTGCCGGTGGGTCTGGCCCATGTGTGCGCCACCCCCTCCCCCATCCGGGCGGCGGACATCGGCTTTCTCAACGACCTGTTCGTGGACCCGGACATCCGCGGCGGCCGTGTGGGCGAGGTGCTGTTGGCCGCCGTCGCCGATCTGGCCCGCGCCCGCGGCTGGCCGCTGGTGCGGTGGATCACCGCCGACGACAACTACCGCGCCCGCACCCTGTACGACCGCGTGGCGGTCAAGGCGGGGTGGAACACCTATGAGATGAAGACGGTCTAGGTCTTCGCACGGGCCGGGGAATGACGGAACAACCATCCCTCAGGGGCGGCGTGCCGGTTCCACATTCACGATTCGACACGCGCAGCACCCCCGCCGCGCTTGCCCACGACCGATGGCGCGCCCTGATCGGCGTTCTGTTCGATGCCCAGCCGGTCATGGAGGGGGAGCACGGCTTTTCCGTCCAGCTCGACGCCTGGCGGGTTGACGATGTGGGGCTGGCGCTCATGACCGCATCGCCCCACCGCTTCAGCCGGTCGCGGGCCAAGATTTCCCGCGACGGTATGGACGGGTATCTGCTGCAATTCTACACCGCGGGCGAAAGCCGGGACTGGGGCGGGGATTACGCGGCGGGGGCCGGCGATCTGTATGTGATCGACATGGCCCAGCCGGTATCAACCCTGACCACCCGCCATTCCCACATCGACATCGTGGTGCCGCGGCGGCGGCTGGCGGAACAGCTTCGCACCCCGGACCAGTGCCATGAGCGGGTTCTGCCCGCCGGCCTGCCGCTCGTCACCCTGCTGCGCGACATGGCGCTGAGCTATCTGCGGCAACTGCCGTTCCTGTCGGCGGCCGATGCGTCCGCGGCCCTCACCCCCCTGATCGGGCTTGCCGCCGCCGCGATCAACGGCACCGCCGGGGACGATCACGCCACGGCGGTGAGGACCGGCCTCTTCGTACAGATCCGGCGCTTCATCGACAACCGGCTTCTCGACCCCGGCCTGTCGGTGGACCTCATCCTCGTCAGGTTCGGCCTGTCGCGGCGCAGCCTGTACCGGCTGTTCGAACCGGTGGGCGGCGTGGACGCCTATATCAAGAAACGCCGGCTGGCCATGGCGCAGCGCGCCCTGAAAGACCCTGCCAACAGTGCATTGTCGATCGCCGACATCGCAACCATGCACGGCTTCGCCAGCGCCGAGCATTTCACGCGGAGCTTCCGCGGCGCATTCGGCGTGACCCCGCGCGAAATGCGGTTCTACGCCCCCGCCGAATCGGGGGGCGGCACCGCCGACATCCCCGATGCCGCGTGGTCCCGCTGGATCGCCGAGATCGGGCGCTGACCGCACCGCCTTTCCCCGGGCTGGCATCACCGGTCAGCTTTCTGGCTCTGCCGGTCAGATCGGCAGCCGCCCGCCGGGACCTTGTTGAAACGGATCATGAGATCGCTATCAGTCGGCGTCACCACCACCGACGACTCCGACATGCTGCATATCTCCGACATTTGCGACAATAATAGCCCGGAAATCGCCAATCCTCTGTTCTGGTTCTATTGCCCGTTCGGCATCGTCGTTCTCGTCATCCGGTTGTTTATCATTGCCTCCTTCGTCTTCTTTTCCGTTGTGACACCACCGGAATGGCGGCGCGTGTCGTTCCCGGTCCTGCGGTGGCTTCTGGGGATCCGCGTCGGGCTGAACCGGACGAAGCGTGCGATCGGGCAGGAGATCGGGCGCACGGTCGTCGCGGTCAACCACGTGTCCGTCATCGACTATTGGGTCACGCCCGAGATCGGGCATCCGGTCGTGGTGAGCGGCACGGCCCTACGGCGGGAAAACCGCCTCGATCCCATCATCTTCAAGACGATGGAGCTTGTTTCGGGCGTACGCTTCCTGCCGGCGCGCGACGCGCGGGGGATTGCGGCGTTGCTGGAGCGGTGGCGGCTGAAAAAGGAGGCGACCACCCTCTACGTCCCGGCGGAGATGACGATCAACAACGGCAGGGGACTGTTCCGGTTCAACCCGACGCTGCTGTCCCGCGGTTTCCCCGTCGTGCCCATGGCCTTGACCATCACCACGTGCCTGGGCCTCGTGCCGCACCCGTTGATGTCCGGGGGGCTGGCGACGATGCTGCGCCTGCTGATGCTGCCGCGGGTCCGCTTCGCGGTGGCTTATCTACCGGCACAGCACCGCGCGCCGGGGGAGGCCCCCCAGCACTTCGCCGACCGCATCCAACGCATGATCGCGGACCATCTGGGGATTCCCGCCACAGCCTTCACGGTCGAGGACAAGCGCCTCTACCGCAACGCCAAATCATCGGGAGCGCGTGTGTCATGAGCCGGCCCACGATCATCTTTGACTACGACCTCACGCTGTCTCCGGGGGAAAGCCTGGCCGATGTGATCGGTCTGGCCATCGACAGCCATCGGGACGGGGCGGAACTGCGCCGGCGTTTCGACGACCTGCAGGGGCGGTGGCAGGAGGGGCCACGCACCCCCGCCGACCTTCTCACCGCCTTCCGGCTGGTCAGGGCGATCCGGCGGTCCCACATCGACGCCTATGTGGACACGCGCCGCCGGTTGCCGGACGATCTCGGCCATGTGTTCGACGAGCTTCGCCGCCGTGGTGTCCGCCTGCACATCGTCTCGTCGGCCTACCGGGACTGGCTCCTCCCCATCGGGCGCGCCTGGGGGTTTTCCGATCACGAGATCCATGCCCGGTACCATCTCGGGTGGTTCGGCGGGGCGGCCCATCCCCTCACCGTGGGCCACCTCCTGCGGTCCGCGTCGAAAGGCCGGATCATCGAGACCCTGCTGCGCGATGGCGCGGCGGGGCGCCCGCTGATCGTCGTCGGCGATTCCGCCGAGGATCTCCGCGCGGCCCGGCATGTGGCCGCCGACGGCTTTGTGGCCGCCGGCTATTACGCGGCCAGCCCGGTCGATCCCCCGGCTCTGCCGGGCGTTGCCGTCCAACGGGTGGGCTGCCGGGACGCTCTCCCCGCCACCCTTCTGGCGGCTGTGGCCCGCCCGTGACCGCCGTCAGCGCCAGAACACCTCTTCCCCGATCTCCTTCAAACTCCCGCACCCGGTCAGCACCATGGCGATGTCCAGTTCGGTGCGCAGGATCTTCAGCAGGTGGGCCACCCCCACCGGCCCGGCCACCGCCAGGGCATAGAGGTAGGGCCGCCCCACCATCACCGCGGCCGCACCCAGCGCCAGCGCCTTCAGCACGTCGGTGCCGCGGCGGATGCCGCCGTCCAGCAGCAGGGGCACACGGCCCGCCACCCGTGCCGCCACCGCCGGCAGCGCCTCGACGGTGGCGGGAACGCCGTCCAGCACGCGGCCCCCGTGGTTGGAGACCACGATGCCGTCAACCCCGTGGGCCAGCGCCCGCTCGGCATCGTCGGCGTGCATCACCCCCTTTACCAGCACCGGCAGGCGGGTGATGGTCTTCAGCCACGCAATGTCCTCCCACCGCGCGGCCACGGCCAGCAGGTGGCGCAGGGCCGCGCGCTCGTCGTCGAAGGCGGGGGCCGGCGGCTCGCCGCGCAGGTTCACCGCCTCCACCCCCGGCGGGAGACGGAACCCCGCCCGCTGCTCGCGCGGGCGCAGGGACACCGGCGCGTCCACCGTCACCACCAGCGCGCCGTAACCGGCAGCCTCCGCCCGCCGCACCAGATGGGCGGTGAAGCCGCGGTCGGCGTGGATATAGAGCTGGAACCACAGCGGGGCGGCGGCGTGGGCGGCGATCTCCTCCAGCGTACGGCCCGCCTGGGTGCTGATGACGGCAGCGGCCCCCAGCGCCCCGGCGCCGAGCACCGTCGCCACCTCCCCCTCGGGATGCACCAGCGTGTGGAGGGCGGCGGGGGCCAGCAGGATGGGGTGGGCCAGGGTGTGGCCGAACAGGGTGACGCGGGTGTCCACGTCGCGCACAGCGGGCAGCGCGCGGTTGATGAGCACCCGGTCGTCGAAGGCCGCGGCGTTGCGGCGCAGGGTCCGTTCGTCCCCAGCGCCGCCGGCGATGTAGGCCCACGCATTCTCCCCCATCCGGTCCCGCGCCGGGGCCTCGTAATCGGATGCGGTGGCGATGCCGGCGGGGATCATGGACGGGCCTCAGAATATGCGAGTGATTATCACACGCGAGGTTATCCGCTTTGCGCCCGCCGCACCAGCACGAAGCGCTGGTAGACGAAGCCGATCAGCAACAGCACGGCCCCCAGCCCGATGAAGGACACCGCCCGCCACAGGCCGGTCAGCGCCGACAGGTCGATCAGGAAGACCTTGGCCACCGTCAGCAGCACCACCACCAGCGAGGCGTAGCGGAACGCCAGCACGTCCCGCCACAGCCCCAGCGCCAGCAGCACCCCGCCGAAGCCCAGCCACGCAACGGAGTAGGCGTAGAGTTCGCCGTCGGTCACCCCCAGCCATTCGGCGATGACGGGGCCGTGGACCGCGTGGCGCACCTCCAGCGTCAGCCACACCCAGGCCAGCGCCAGAGCGGCCACCCCGGCGGCCATGGACAGCCGCGCCATGCCACGGCGCCCCGACACCGCGGCAAAGCCCGCCGCCAGCCCCGCCGGCAGGGCGTAGAGCAGGAACAGCAGGTTGACGAGGACGGTCTGACCCACCGCATCGCCGGTGAACAGCGGGTTGCCGGCCAGCAGATGGCCGATCACCACCTGCGCCGCCCCTACCCCGGCCAGGATGCGCCAGCCCCACTGCACCACCGGATTCGCCACCCGTCCCGCCCGCACGAACAGGAACAGCCCCAGACCCAGCCACCACAGGCTGTTCAGCCCCTGCTCCAGCAGGCCGTAATCCAGGCGGTCCAGCGGCCCGTCGCCGGCCCACAGGCGGATCTGGAAGCTGACCAGCAGCACCAGGAACGACAGCGCCCCCCCCTCCAGCGTGGTGCGCAACAGCGGGGTCAGCCGCTCCCCGAACAGGTGGCGGGCGGTCAGGAAGGCGGCGATGGACAGGCCGTAGCCGTACCAGAACCACCCGCCTTCCGGCAGCGGGTACCACAGGACGAAGGGATTGCCCGACAGCCGCACGATGGCCGCCGCCGCCAGGGCCAGGGCCACCGCCCGCAGGCTGGCATAGGGGAGGAAACGGTGGACATAGGCGGTGGCGGTGACCGTCCAGGCCAGCGCCACCGTCAGCCACGCATCGCGCAGGATGAACGCCGCCCCCAGCGCCAGACCGGCCAGGGCGGCGGTGGCGTGCCCGGCCAGCACCTGCCCCCACTGGGGATCGTCGCGGTGACGGGCGGCGTAGAGCGCCAGCCCGGTGTGCAGGGCGGCCAGCGCCGCGGCCAGCAGCGCCCAGTCGGGGTCCGGCTGGCCCGAGGTGGCGAGCGCGTAGGCGTGGGCCAGCAGCAGCAG
This DNA window, taken from Azospirillum fermentarium, encodes the following:
- a CDS encoding NAD+ synthase — encoded protein: MTDRSIPARLSIALAQTNPTVGNVTANAERVLAARAEAAARGADLVVYTELVLSGYPPEDLVLKPFFLDRVEKAVADLALATADGGPAMLVGAPWRQDGRVHNAALLLDGGTVAAVRLKHDLPNYGVFDEKRVFAAGPLPGPVNFRGVRLGVLICEDMWTPDVAEALAETGAEILVVPNGSPFEVGKHDQRVALAVARVTETGLPLIYVNQVGGQDELVFDGSSFVIDGDRSLKSLSPGFAEHLTLTRWARGADDRWTCAEGEMIPPAEGLEAVYSALVLGLRDYVNKNRFPGVILGLSGGIDSALSAAVAVDALGPDRVHGVMMPSPYTSQESLDDAAESAELLGCRIDTISIVPAMDAFGSMLAPAFAGRDPDITEENIQSRARGLTLMALSNKFGAMVLSTGNKSEVSVGYATLYGDMCGGYSVLKDVYKTMVFALSRWRNQHQPAGARGPGGCVVPERVLVKPPTAELKPNQTDQDSLPPYDVLDDILECLVERDMGIPDIIARGHPAETVNKVWRLLHIAEYKRRQACPGVKITPRLFGRDRRYPITNGFTNIV
- a CDS encoding glycosyltransferase family 39 protein; protein product: MNHLPSRSITETAPVTARTAPAAVIPWDGLARLLLFGLFVLALLTFRDYSISIDEEVQHIYGKKLLAYYLSGFTDKSAFVFKDLFYYGGLFDLTVASLLPISPFSEYDTRHLLCALVGVLGVGGTWRLARLLAGPRAGFIAAVLLTLSGVYYGAMFNNTKDVPFAAGTVWSLYFATRILDQLPRPRLSAVLKFGLVFGMTLAIRVGGVLVAGYLGLALLAAWAVVWRNEGRTRALSDAGRGIVALLPSIPVALGVMALFWPWVVQEPGNILKAVQTFSHFPLNIETLFNGQLVQAKSPPALYLPVYLLIKLPEVVLAGLLIAIGIGVSWLVRRPCYYTCGWQATVRKLPTILAAILPVVLFMLMRPTVYNGVRHFLFTVPPLVVFAAIGLDGAWRMAERAGARIAQAFAAAAVGICVVGGWHLGAMHPNEYVYFNSLVGGTRGAEGRFELDYWGNSVLESVKQLQAFIEMENGGHPPERTYTLVVCGNALAARYELPPWLKLVNGIEPLWREADFFIAFTQDRICPTLLDGHPILEVTADDVPLSIVRDRRPKDQDDQPDQPDQPSR
- a CDS encoding glycosyltransferase family 2 protein, with amino-acid sequence MNALTPPWPPSMTQSRERPVSAAPDAPRSHRGSRALLSVVIPFYNEGPNVDSLFARLIPVLETLDMDWEVVCVNDGSRDDTVPRLVAVNAREPRVKVVELSRNFGKELALSAGLAHTSGDAVVPMDADLQHPPELLPAFIAKWREGYDVVAAARHARVGQSLAHRIFARSFYWIFDNLSEVKLPREVGDFRLMDRRVVDVINRMPERTRFMKGIFAWVGFRQITIPYEQGERAGGDTKWGFLKLLRLSLDGLTAFSTFPLRVWSLLGLAVSGFAFLYIVVRLLRTLFHGVDVPGYESLIVSVLFMGGLQLITLGVIGDYLGRVFNEVKGRPLFVVRETYGFGRTPDPAAVSWDAPAPASPREDSTP
- a CDS encoding GNAT family N-acetyltransferase, with the translated sequence MNTVTVVPLAPEHEAAWRRLYHGYRGFYKNPQDDAVLDRLWGWLLDPAHPMEGLVAVRDGVPVGLAHVCATPSPIRAADIGFLNDLFVDPDIRGGRVGEVLLAAVADLARARGWPLVRWITADDNYRARTLYDRVAVKAGWNTYEMKTV
- a CDS encoding helix-turn-helix domain-containing protein, which encodes MPVPHSRFDTRSTPAALAHDRWRALIGVLFDAQPVMEGEHGFSVQLDAWRVDDVGLALMTASPHRFSRSRAKISRDGMDGYLLQFYTAGESRDWGGDYAAGAGDLYVIDMAQPVSTLTTRHSHIDIVVPRRRLAEQLRTPDQCHERVLPAGLPLVTLLRDMALSYLRQLPFLSAADASAALTPLIGLAAAAINGTAGDDHATAVRTGLFVQIRRFIDNRLLDPGLSVDLILVRFGLSRRSLYRLFEPVGGVDAYIKKRRLAMAQRALKDPANSALSIADIATMHGFASAEHFTRSFRGAFGVTPREMRFYAPAESGGGTADIPDAAWSRWIAEIGR
- a CDS encoding lysophospholipid acyltransferase family protein yields the protein MLHISDICDNNSPEIANPLFWFYCPFGIVVLVIRLFIIASFVFFSVVTPPEWRRVSFPVLRWLLGIRVGLNRTKRAIGQEIGRTVVAVNHVSVIDYWVTPEIGHPVVVSGTALRRENRLDPIIFKTMELVSGVRFLPARDARGIAALLERWRLKKEATTLYVPAEMTINNGRGLFRFNPTLLSRGFPVVPMALTITTCLGLVPHPLMSGGLATMLRLLMLPRVRFAVAYLPAQHRAPGEAPQHFADRIQRMIADHLGIPATAFTVEDKRLYRNAKSSGARVS
- a CDS encoding haloacid dehalogenase-like hydrolase — encoded protein: MSRPTIIFDYDLTLSPGESLADVIGLAIDSHRDGAELRRRFDDLQGRWQEGPRTPADLLTAFRLVRAIRRSHIDAYVDTRRRLPDDLGHVFDELRRRGVRLHIVSSAYRDWLLPIGRAWGFSDHEIHARYHLGWFGGAAHPLTVGHLLRSASKGRIIETLLRDGAAGRPLIVVGDSAEDLRAARHVAADGFVAAGYYAASPVDPPALPGVAVQRVGCRDALPATLLAAVARP
- a CDS encoding alpha-hydroxy acid oxidase; translation: MIPAGIATASDYEAPARDRMGENAWAYIAGGAGDERTLRRNAAAFDDRVLINRALPAVRDVDTRVTLFGHTLAHPILLAPAALHTLVHPEGEVATVLGAGALGAAAVISTQAGRTLEEIAAHAAAPLWFQLYIHADRGFTAHLVRRAEAAGYGALVVTVDAPVSLRPREQRAGFRLPPGVEAVNLRGEPPAPAFDDERAALRHLLAVAARWEDIAWLKTITRLPVLVKGVMHADDAERALAHGVDGIVVSNHGGRVLDGVPATVEALPAVAARVAGRVPLLLDGGIRRGTDVLKALALGAAAVMVGRPYLYALAVAGPVGVAHLLKILRTELDIAMVLTGCGSLKEIGEEVFWR